A region of Coccinella septempunctata chromosome 5, icCocSept1.1, whole genome shotgun sequence DNA encodes the following proteins:
- the LOC123314164 gene encoding ran-binding protein 3, translating into MAESEKKSVATSVIIKVEDSSPETSKMTTENKIDEIKTLNPSSRSLPKSAFSIALKPSILRPPQLNLESSNFNSGQSTKAFKLSPPKLNAFTKQDDNIIGDKIEKTNGEIVKASDSSSAQTSVNVVPAKSNITLNASTLSSTSFIFGQNLKDRVIAAETENNDSKPSTSLSTNGSTDMLFSDGVKPDIKSSTSSNSKENKSLVETAREYEESRAVKRKYEEVEVKTGEEDETNILCMSCKLFSFDGTSGSWQERGRGTLRLNDFETDDRTQSRLVFRTSGSLRVILNTKVFSSMTAEKASDKSIRLTALDANGEIKIFLVMASVEDSKALQQHLEHRIKMEIEACKKKKSQ; encoded by the exons ATGGCAGAATCTGAGAAAA aatcagtTGCTACTTCTGTAATAATAAAAGTGGAAGATTCTTCACCAG AAACCTCTAAAATGAcgactgaaaataaaattgacgaAATAAAAACATTGAATCCATCGAGTAGATCTTTGCCAAAATCTGCTTTTAGTATAGCTTTGAAACCTAGTATTCTGAGGCCCCCTCAGTTGAATCTTGAAAGTTCTAATTTCAATAGTGGGCAATCTACTAAAGCATTCAAGTTGAGCCCTCCAAAGTTGAATGCATTTACTAAACAAGACGATAATATTATAGGAGATAAAATTGAGAAAACCAATGGAGAAATAGTGAAGGCTTCTGATAGTTCAAGTGCCCAAACTTCTGTTAATGTAGTTCCAGCAAAGTCAAATATAACTCTTAATGCATCCACTCTATCATCTACCTCATTTATTTTTGGACAAAACCTCAAAGATCGTGTTATTGCAGCTGAAACTGAAAATAATGATTCTAAACCATCTACTAGTTTAAGCACAAATGGTTCAACAGATATGTTGTTTAGTGATGGTGTTAAACCTGACATTAAAAGCAGCACAAGTAGTAATAGtaaagaaaataaaagtttAGTCGAAACAGCCAGAGAGTATGAAGAGTCACGAGCTGtaaaaagaaaatatgaagaagtgGAAGTTAAAACTGGAGAAGAAGATGAAACGAATATTCTTTGTATGTCGTGTAAACTATTTTCCTTTGATGGAACTAGTGGTAGCTGGCAAGAAAGAGGGAGAGGTACATTAagattgaatgactttgaaactGATGATCGTACCCAAAGCAGATTAGTGTTTAGGACATCTGGTAGTCTGAGGGTTATTCTCAATACAAag GTATTTTCAAGTATGACAGCAGAAAAGGCAAGCGATAAGAGCATAAGGTTAACAGCCCTGGATGCCAATGGTGAAATCAAAATATTCTTAGTGATG GCTTCAGTAGAAGATTCAAAAGCTTTGCAACAGCATTTGGAACACCgaataaaaatggaaattgaagcttgtaaaaagaaaaaaagtcaATAG